From Acidipropionibacterium acidipropionici, one genomic window encodes:
- a CDS encoding dihydroxyacetone kinase family protein yields the protein MTRVLNNPDDFPAQAVAGLASAFPDHLKPVFGGVARATATRQGKVALVVGGGSGHYPAFAGWVGQGFADGAVCGNIFSSPSGAQAYSVCKAADRGAGVLIGFGNYAGDVLQFGQAAERLKAEGIDTRCLLVTDDIASAGPDELPKRRGIAGDLPTFKVTGAACEAGMSIDEVEEVFNRVNHRTRSFGVAFQGCTLPGADEPLFKVTEGRMGVGMGIHGEPGIHDADLGTADELAEMLVDGLLADRPEDAGTRVVPIVNGLGDTKYEELFVIWNDIRRRLVEAGLEVVDPQVGEFVTSLDMAGLSLTLLWLDDVIEPLWLAPCDTPAYRRGAVGAVELDTTELSQQAEAVAVERPGSPASQEVASTAVGALDLIYDVLLERQDELGRLDSIAGDGDHGIGMSRGSTAGVAAAKAVAAQGAGASTTLAAAGAAWSEQAGGTSGALWGAALTAFGTVLGDEEGCRPGLVVEAAAAALDAVKRLGGAKRGDKTMIDAMEPFVETLQGSTADLPTAWGAAVLAAEAGARSTAEIVAKLGRSRPLGEKSLGTPDPGAISFVDVVRAVGSVIG from the coding sequence ATGACTCGAGTGCTCAACAACCCCGATGATTTTCCGGCTCAGGCGGTCGCCGGTCTGGCGAGCGCCTTCCCCGACCACCTCAAGCCCGTCTTCGGCGGTGTGGCCCGGGCCACTGCGACCCGGCAGGGCAAGGTCGCGCTCGTCGTGGGCGGCGGTTCCGGCCACTACCCGGCCTTCGCCGGCTGGGTCGGCCAGGGATTCGCCGACGGAGCCGTGTGCGGCAACATCTTCTCCTCTCCCTCCGGGGCCCAGGCGTACTCGGTCTGCAAGGCGGCCGACCGGGGAGCCGGCGTCCTCATCGGATTCGGCAACTACGCCGGGGACGTGCTGCAGTTCGGCCAGGCCGCGGAGCGCCTCAAGGCCGAGGGCATCGACACGCGCTGTCTGCTCGTCACGGACGACATCGCCTCGGCCGGCCCCGACGAGCTGCCCAAGAGACGGGGGATCGCCGGCGACCTGCCCACCTTTAAGGTGACCGGGGCGGCCTGCGAGGCCGGGATGAGCATCGACGAGGTCGAGGAGGTCTTCAACCGGGTCAACCACCGCACCCGCTCCTTCGGCGTCGCCTTCCAGGGATGCACCCTGCCGGGCGCCGATGAGCCGCTGTTCAAGGTGACCGAGGGCCGGATGGGCGTCGGCATGGGCATCCACGGCGAGCCGGGCATCCACGATGCGGACCTCGGCACCGCCGACGAGCTCGCCGAGATGCTCGTCGACGGGCTGCTCGCCGACCGCCCCGAGGACGCCGGCACCCGGGTGGTGCCGATCGTCAACGGTCTGGGCGACACGAAGTACGAGGAGCTCTTCGTCATCTGGAACGACATCCGCCGCCGTCTGGTGGAGGCCGGGCTGGAGGTCGTCGACCCGCAGGTCGGCGAGTTCGTCACCAGCCTCGACATGGCCGGCCTGTCGCTGACCCTGCTGTGGCTCGACGACGTCATCGAGCCGCTGTGGCTGGCCCCCTGCGACACCCCGGCCTACCGCAGGGGAGCGGTCGGCGCCGTCGAGCTCGACACCACCGAGCTGTCTCAGCAGGCGGAGGCGGTGGCCGTGGAGCGTCCCGGCAGCCCGGCCTCCCAGGAGGTCGCCTCGACAGCCGTCGGCGCCCTGGACCTCATTTACGACGTGCTGCTCGAGCGTCAGGATGAGCTGGGCCGGCTGGACTCGATCGCCGGTGACGGCGACCACGGGATCGGGATGTCGCGCGGCTCCACCGCCGGCGTCGCGGCCGCCAAGGCCGTCGCCGCCCAGGGGGCCGGTGCCAGCACCACCCTGGCCGCCGCCGGTGCCGCCTGGTCCGAGCAGGCCGGCGGCACCTCCGGCGCCCTGTGGGGCGCGGCGCTGACCGCCTTCGGCACGGTTCTGGGAGACGAGGAGGGATGCCGTCCCGGGCTCGTCGTCGAGGCTGCCGCCGCGGCCCTGGACGCCGTGAAGCGGCTGGGTGGCGCCAAGCGGGGCGACAAGACGATGATCGACGCCATGGAACCCTTCGTGGAGACCCTTCAGGGTTCGACCGCCGACCTGCCCACCGCCTGGGGGGCCGCTGTGCTGGCCGCCGAGGCCGGTGCCCGGTCGACGGCCGAGATCGTCGCGAAGCT
- a CDS encoding alcohol dehydrogenase catalytic domain-containing protein, protein MTSTMPALTLRGPGDVALIDKPVPEPGPGEVLLAVEATTICGTDLRLISGQKTSGVRYGATLGHEVAGRIAAIGEGVTDLPTGADLRVGQQATVSIVVSCGTCRACQSGREHLCTSMELVGYAIDGGLAPYLLVPARAVARGNVIPVPDEIPANRLAIAEPMSCVLNGHRRHGGVNPGETVVVIGGGPIGLLHTQLNLASGAAQVILSENNESRRASAEQLGAITTAPDDLESVLAERTGGWGADVVVVAIGLPFLAQTSLSLAAPGGRVSWFAGFPKDATAEVDPNTVHYGEVTVSGGSNARRADVHDAVRLLSRGVIDEKPIVTHTFGLSEWDAAIDAVKNHVGVKIAIDPTR, encoded by the coding sequence ATGACCTCAACCATGCCCGCCCTCACACTGCGCGGCCCGGGAGACGTCGCCCTCATCGACAAGCCGGTCCCCGAACCCGGCCCCGGAGAGGTCCTCCTGGCCGTCGAGGCGACGACCATCTGCGGCACGGACCTGCGCCTCATCTCAGGTCAGAAGACCAGCGGGGTGCGCTACGGGGCCACCCTCGGCCACGAGGTCGCCGGCCGGATCGCCGCGATCGGCGAGGGCGTCACCGACCTGCCGACCGGGGCGGACCTGCGGGTCGGCCAGCAGGCCACCGTCTCGATCGTGGTCTCCTGCGGCACCTGCCGGGCCTGCCAGTCCGGACGGGAGCACCTGTGCACCTCGATGGAGCTCGTCGGCTACGCCATCGACGGCGGCCTGGCCCCCTATCTGCTGGTGCCGGCCCGGGCGGTCGCCCGCGGCAACGTCATTCCGGTCCCCGACGAGATCCCGGCCAACCGGCTGGCGATCGCCGAGCCGATGTCCTGCGTCCTCAACGGCCACCGGCGGCACGGCGGGGTCAATCCCGGCGAGACGGTCGTGGTGATCGGCGGCGGACCGATCGGCCTCCTGCACACCCAGCTAAACCTGGCCAGCGGCGCCGCCCAGGTGATCCTCTCGGAGAACAACGAGTCCCGGCGCGCCTCGGCCGAGCAGCTCGGCGCGATCACCACCGCCCCCGACGACCTCGAGTCCGTGCTGGCCGAACGGACCGGCGGATGGGGGGCCGACGTCGTCGTGGTGGCCATCGGGCTGCCCTTCCTGGCCCAGACCTCCCTGTCCCTGGCGGCCCCCGGCGGCCGGGTCAGCTGGTTCGCCGGATTCCCAAAGGACGCCACCGCCGAGGTGGATCCCAACACCGTCCACTACGGCGAGGTCACCGTCTCGGGCGGCTCCAACGCCCGCCGCGCCGACGTCCACGACGCCGTGCGGCTACTGTCGCGAGGCGTCATCGACGAGAAGCCGATCGTCACCCACACCTTCGGCCTGTCCGAGTGGGACGCAGCGATCGACGCCGTGAAGAATCACGTCGGCGTCAAGATCGCGATCGATCCGACCCGCTGA
- a CDS encoding bifunctional proline dehydrogenase/L-glutamate gamma-semialdehyde dehydrogenase has product MGSEGDEQRWTSPDPAPADLADEAVAQVHRWLERTPGQGRTPRFDRGRAAARLLSQVLSEPSGLPFTVGFIDQVMRPEDPVTAARSLTRLSRTDCSFLPAPLRLGVRIAGRLAPVAPGLVVRASRMVLRQLVGHLVVDSRPVMLGRSLRRLRGDGVRLNLNLLGEAVLGDREAAERLSGIERLLARPDVDYVSVKISSVVNQLDLWAHDQTVARVADRLSPLFQLAADSADQKFINLDMEEYHDLDLTIDVFTALLDRPEFLHLEAGIVIQAYLPDALAAVQRLTRWAERRAAAGGAGIKIRLVKGANLPMEKVDAERHGWAQAPWGSKVATDANYKRVLDWALTPDRTRSVRYGIAGHNLFDIALARGLAAGRGVSDRVEFEMLAGMAPDQVERIKQDVAGVLLYTPVVHPDHFDVAISYLVRRLEENAAEENFMSAVFDIGDDETLFAREEERFRAAVAAATRVVPGPNRHQAPDRVPEGPGFTWSTDSDPALPVNRAWARDVAAAMPGCRLGTTTLNTHRVETADQVDAAVATALGAAPGWAEAGASARADVLYRVAAELARRRGDLLAVAGHETGKVFEQGDVEVSEAIDFADWYADQAGLLEQVDGARYVPARVSVVAPPWNFPLAITTGSTLAPLATGSAVILKPAPQARQCAAVIAECMWAAGVPREVLQLVDAGEGEAGRRLISHPDVDRVILTGAHDTAKLFRSWRPDLPLLAETSGKNAIIVTENGDYDLAAADIIASAFGHAGQKCSAASLVILVGQAYRSKRLRTQIIDAAASLRVGGPEDLTTQLGPVIEPAAGKLLDGLTRLDPGQNWALEPRRLDESGRFWSPGIRAGVGAGDRYHLTEYFGPVTGIMYAPDLATAVAYQNGTEYGLTAGLHSLDPEEISWWCDHVNAGNLYVNRGITGAIVGRQPFGGWKKSAVGPGAKAGGPNYLAVLGGWEPIAPVAPTPEARICDRVDRFIAHVATGLAQGSERLRDAAARDARAWEEEFGISRDIGGLELERNEFRYRPAPTLIRICPDADPVDAARVCAAGILAAGELLSVSVDPVAGHLLVGALTSLGIACDVVAQADWLVSMRAPGAPRRVRLVGGDSSQLAGAVAGDPDLAVWAWPVTSAPRVELLAFLREQSISLTGHRFGSPSAGIGSVQL; this is encoded by the coding sequence ATGGGATCTGAGGGTGACGAACAGAGATGGACCTCTCCCGACCCCGCCCCGGCCGATCTGGCCGACGAGGCCGTCGCGCAGGTGCACAGGTGGTTGGAGAGGACTCCCGGCCAGGGCCGGACGCCACGGTTCGACCGGGGACGGGCCGCCGCCCGCCTGCTGTCGCAGGTGCTGAGCGAGCCCAGTGGGCTGCCCTTCACGGTGGGCTTCATCGACCAGGTCATGCGCCCCGAGGACCCGGTGACCGCGGCCCGCAGTCTCACCCGGCTCTCCCGCACCGACTGCTCCTTCCTGCCCGCCCCGCTGCGGCTGGGGGTGAGGATCGCCGGACGGCTGGCCCCCGTGGCCCCCGGGCTCGTGGTGCGGGCCTCCCGCATGGTGCTCCGGCAGCTGGTGGGCCACCTGGTGGTCGACTCCAGGCCGGTCATGCTGGGGCGGTCCCTGCGCAGGCTGCGCGGCGACGGCGTCAGACTCAATCTCAATCTGCTCGGCGAGGCGGTGCTGGGAGATCGGGAGGCGGCCGAACGGCTGTCGGGGATCGAGAGGCTGCTGGCCCGCCCCGACGTCGACTACGTGTCGGTGAAGATCTCCTCGGTGGTCAACCAGCTCGACCTGTGGGCCCATGACCAGACCGTGGCCAGGGTCGCCGACCGGCTCTCGCCGCTCTTCCAGCTCGCCGCCGACTCCGCGGACCAGAAGTTCATCAATCTGGACATGGAGGAGTACCACGACCTCGATCTGACCATCGACGTCTTCACCGCCCTTCTCGATCGCCCCGAGTTCCTCCATCTGGAGGCCGGGATCGTCATCCAGGCCTATCTGCCCGATGCGCTGGCCGCAGTCCAACGGCTCACCCGCTGGGCCGAACGGAGGGCGGCGGCCGGGGGAGCGGGGATCAAGATCCGGCTGGTCAAGGGCGCCAATCTGCCGATGGAGAAGGTGGACGCCGAGCGTCACGGCTGGGCGCAGGCGCCCTGGGGGTCCAAGGTCGCCACCGACGCCAACTACAAGAGGGTCCTGGACTGGGCCCTGACCCCCGATCGCACCCGGTCGGTGCGCTACGGGATCGCTGGACACAATCTCTTCGATATCGCTCTGGCCCGCGGTCTGGCCGCCGGGCGCGGGGTGAGTGACCGGGTCGAGTTCGAGATGCTGGCGGGCATGGCCCCGGACCAGGTGGAGAGGATCAAGCAGGACGTCGCCGGGGTGCTGCTCTACACGCCGGTGGTCCACCCCGACCACTTCGACGTCGCGATCTCCTACCTGGTGCGCCGGCTGGAGGAGAACGCCGCCGAGGAGAACTTCATGTCGGCGGTCTTCGACATCGGCGATGACGAGACCCTCTTCGCCCGGGAGGAGGAGCGTTTCCGCGCCGCGGTGGCGGCCGCGACCCGCGTCGTTCCCGGCCCCAACCGCCACCAGGCCCCCGATCGGGTGCCCGAGGGGCCGGGATTCACCTGGAGCACCGACTCCGATCCGGCGCTGCCCGTCAACAGGGCCTGGGCCCGGGATGTGGCGGCTGCCATGCCCGGCTGCCGGCTCGGCACCACGACCCTCAACACCCACCGGGTGGAGACGGCCGACCAGGTCGACGCGGCGGTGGCCACCGCGCTGGGTGCGGCCCCCGGATGGGCGGAGGCGGGAGCCTCCGCGCGCGCCGACGTCCTTTACCGGGTGGCCGCCGAGCTGGCGCGACGCCGCGGGGACCTGCTGGCCGTGGCCGGCCACGAGACCGGGAAGGTCTTCGAACAGGGCGACGTCGAGGTCTCCGAGGCCATCGACTTCGCCGACTGGTACGCCGACCAGGCGGGCCTCCTGGAGCAGGTCGACGGCGCCCGGTACGTGCCGGCGCGGGTGAGCGTCGTCGCCCCGCCGTGGAACTTCCCGCTGGCCATCACCACCGGATCGACGCTGGCCCCGCTGGCCACCGGATCGGCGGTGATCCTCAAGCCGGCGCCCCAGGCCCGCCAGTGCGCTGCTGTGATCGCCGAATGCATGTGGGCCGCCGGGGTGCCCCGGGAGGTCCTCCAGCTCGTCGACGCCGGCGAGGGGGAGGCGGGACGCCGCCTCATCAGTCACCCCGACGTCGACCGGGTGATCCTCACCGGGGCCCACGACACCGCGAAGCTGTTCAGGTCCTGGCGGCCCGACCTGCCGCTGCTGGCCGAGACCAGCGGCAAGAACGCCATCATCGTCACCGAGAACGGGGATTACGACCTGGCCGCGGCCGACATCATCGCCTCGGCCTTCGGCCATGCCGGCCAGAAGTGCTCGGCAGCCTCACTGGTGATCCTGGTCGGCCAGGCCTACCGTTCGAAGCGGCTGCGGACGCAGATCATCGACGCCGCGGCATCGCTGAGGGTCGGTGGCCCCGAGGACCTGACGACTCAGCTCGGCCCGGTGATCGAACCGGCCGCCGGGAAACTGCTGGACGGCCTCACCCGCCTGGACCCGGGCCAGAACTGGGCGCTGGAACCGCGTCGTCTCGACGAATCGGGCAGATTCTGGAGCCCCGGCATCCGCGCCGGGGTGGGGGCGGGGGACCGATACCACCTCACGGAGTACTTCGGGCCGGTCACCGGGATCATGTACGCCCCCGACCTGGCCACCGCCGTCGCCTACCAGAACGGCACCGAGTACGGGCTGACGGCCGGACTGCACTCCCTGGATCCCGAGGAGATCTCCTGGTGGTGCGATCACGTCAACGCCGGGAATCTCTACGTCAACCGCGGCATCACCGGGGCGATCGTCGGCCGACAGCCCTTCGGCGGCTGGAAGAAGTCCGCCGTCGGCCCGGGGGCCAAGGCCGGCGGCCCGAACTACCTGGCGGTGCTGGGCGGCTGGGAGCCGATCGCACCGGTGGCCCCGACTCCTGAGGCCAGGATCTGCGACCGCGTCGACCGCTTCATCGCCCATGTCGCCACCGGCTTGGCGCAGGGATCCGAGAGGCTGCGCGACGCCGCGGCCCGCGACGCCCGGGCTTGGGAGGAGGAGTTCGGGATCAGCCGGGACATCGGCGGCCTGGAGCTCGAGCGCAACGAGTTCCGGTACCGTCCGGCGCCGACCCTCATCCGGATCTGTCCGGACGCCGATCCCGTCGACGCGGCGCGGGTGTGCGCCGCGGGGATCCTGGCCGCCGGCGAACTGCTGTCGGTCAGCGTGGACCCGGTGGCCGGTCACCTGCTGGTCGGTGCGCTCACCTCCCTGGGCATCGCCTGCGACGTGGTGGCCCAGGCCGACTGGCTGGTCTCGATGCGGGCACCGGGCGCTCCCCGGAGGGTGCGGCTGGTCGGCGGGGACTCCTCGCAGCTCGCCGGTGCCGTCGCCGGGGACCCGGACCTGGCCGTGTGGGCCTGGCCGGTGACCTCGGCCCCGAGGGTGGAGCTGCTCGCCTTCCTGCGCGAGCAGTCCATCTCGCTGACCGGCCACCGCTTCGGCAGCCCGAGCGCCGGGATCGGGTCGGTACAGCTCTGA
- a CDS encoding purine-cytosine permease family protein: MSEPSSPAGIETTGIEIIAESERTAKPRNLFLPWFASNISVFGMSYGAFVLGFGISFWQATVATLIGVVVSFAFCGVIAIAGKRGSAPTMVASRAAFGVQGNKVPGIVSWITSIGWETSLAITAVLATATVFARLGWSSGTGVKIIAAIVVALLIVAGAVAGYHIIMKMQSVLTWVTGIVTIVYLAMALPAIRWDAVMAIPSGSWQSVVGALTMVMTGMGLGWVNIAADWSRYQSREASGGSIVFWNTFGGSLGPVFLITAGLLLAGSSQTLSKGVEADPVGALASILPTWFLVPFLIVAILSLLSGAINGIYSSGLTLLSLGIRIPRPAASLIDGTILTIGTIYVVFFSPNFISPFQSFLVTLGVPLAAWAGIMMADIAVRRKPYDDADLFRSAGRYGAVDWTSLITLVITTVIGWGLVINQYEGVSWNNWQGYLLGPLGLGGREGDWAWANIGVIAALVLAFVVTLVARRSRVRVQEAPDA, from the coding sequence ATGTCCGAGCCGTCATCGCCGGCGGGAATCGAGACCACTGGCATCGAGATCATCGCCGAGTCGGAGAGGACGGCGAAACCGCGCAATCTCTTCCTCCCCTGGTTCGCCTCCAACATCTCGGTCTTCGGGATGTCCTACGGCGCCTTCGTCCTCGGATTCGGGATCTCCTTCTGGCAGGCCACCGTCGCCACTCTCATCGGCGTCGTCGTCTCCTTCGCCTTCTGCGGGGTGATCGCGATCGCCGGCAAGCGCGGCTCGGCGCCGACCATGGTCGCCTCGCGCGCGGCCTTCGGGGTGCAGGGAAACAAGGTGCCGGGCATCGTCTCGTGGATCACCTCGATCGGCTGGGAGACCTCCCTGGCGATCACCGCCGTGCTGGCCACCGCCACCGTCTTCGCCCGGCTGGGCTGGAGTTCGGGGACCGGCGTCAAGATCATCGCCGCGATCGTCGTGGCCCTGCTCATCGTCGCCGGAGCGGTGGCCGGCTACCACATCATCATGAAGATGCAGTCGGTGCTCACCTGGGTCACCGGGATCGTCACCATCGTCTACCTGGCAATGGCCCTGCCCGCCATCCGGTGGGACGCCGTGATGGCCATCCCCTCGGGCTCCTGGCAGTCGGTGGTCGGGGCGCTGACCATGGTGATGACCGGCATGGGCCTGGGCTGGGTGAATATCGCCGCCGACTGGTCGCGGTACCAGAGCCGTGAGGCCTCCGGCGGCTCGATCGTCTTCTGGAACACCTTCGGCGGGTCGCTGGGCCCGGTCTTCCTCATCACCGCCGGACTGCTGCTGGCGGGGTCCTCGCAGACCCTCTCGAAAGGCGTGGAGGCCGATCCGGTCGGTGCGCTGGCGTCGATCCTGCCCACCTGGTTCCTGGTGCCCTTCCTCATCGTGGCGATCCTGTCCCTGCTGTCGGGGGCCATCAACGGCATCTACTCCTCCGGCCTCACCCTGCTGAGCCTGGGGATCCGCATCCCGCGACCGGCGGCCTCCCTCATCGACGGGACGATCCTCACCATCGGCACCATCTACGTCGTCTTCTTCTCCCCCAACTTCATCTCACCCTTCCAGTCCTTCCTGGTCACACTGGGCGTGCCGCTGGCCGCCTGGGCCGGGATCATGATGGCCGACATCGCGGTGCGCCGGAAGCCCTACGATGACGCCGACCTGTTCCGCTCGGCGGGCCGCTACGGGGCGGTGGACTGGACGTCGCTCATCACCCTGGTGATCACCACCGTGATCGGTTGGGGGCTGGTGATCAACCAGTACGAGGGGGTCTCCTGGAACAACTGGCAGGGCTACCTGCTGGGGCCGCTGGGCCTGGGCGGACGCGAGGGAGACTGGGCCTGGGCCAATATCGGCGTCATCGCCGCCCTGGTGCTCGCCTTCGTGGTGACCCTGGTGGCCAGGCGGTCCCGGGTGCGCGTCCAGGAGGCGCCGGATGCCTGA
- a CDS encoding cysteine hydrolase family protein yields MPEARSDSWLVVIDPQRIFADPASQWCAPGFPGIVGPVDRLASAFGERILVTRWVPGTEHPGSWADYFARWPFADRPDDDPYFDLVDAARRWVHRPTLDATTFGKWGEAMASVVGRHPHLVLAGVATDCCVISTALAAADAGATVEVAADACAGSDESNHAAACQVMDLYSPQIRVATVDQILS; encoded by the coding sequence ATGCCTGAGGCCCGCAGCGATTCCTGGCTGGTGGTCATCGATCCCCAGCGGATCTTCGCCGACCCGGCGTCGCAGTGGTGCGCACCAGGCTTCCCGGGCATCGTCGGCCCCGTCGACCGGCTCGCCTCCGCATTCGGCGAGCGGATCCTGGTGACCCGCTGGGTCCCGGGGACCGAGCATCCCGGCTCCTGGGCCGACTACTTCGCCCGCTGGCCCTTCGCCGACCGGCCCGACGACGACCCGTACTTCGACCTCGTCGACGCCGCCCGCCGCTGGGTGCACCGCCCGACCCTGGACGCGACGACATTCGGAAAGTGGGGCGAGGCCATGGCGTCGGTCGTGGGGCGTCATCCCCACCTGGTACTGGCCGGGGTGGCCACCGACTGCTGCGTCATCTCCACGGCTCTGGCGGCCGCCGACGCCGGTGCGACGGTGGAGGTCGCCGCCGACGCCTGCGCCGGCTCCGATGAATCCAACCACGCGGCCGCCTGTCAGGTGATGGATCTCTACTCCCCGCAGATCCGGGTCGCCACCGTCGATCAGATCCTGTCCTGA
- a CDS encoding metal ABC transporter solute-binding protein, Zn/Mn family, with the protein MSRGSLPRTSRRLLAAGAAAACLIPLAACSSQDSSSGSADGRVSVVASTNVWGSVAKEVAGSHADVTSVISSPEQDPHDYEATAKDKLAFKKAKVAVVNGGGYDDWAATLAGQSDATLVDAVKTSGKKTGTDFNEHVFYSISTARKVADKVASDLAKADPDHAADYRKNAKTFGTTMDRTLSDAKKVGQAHPGVSFVATESVADYLLADMGLKDATPEAFVEQSETESGPSVKVVDRTTKLLTTKKAGLLIVNGQTSDSVTKTLQSAAKKASVPSVGVTETFPEGIDSYPAFLNATITGVSKALAS; encoded by the coding sequence ATGTCACGTGGTTCACTGCCCAGGACCTCCCGTCGCCTGCTCGCCGCCGGCGCCGCCGCGGCCTGCCTCATTCCCCTGGCCGCCTGCTCCTCGCAGGACTCGTCATCCGGATCGGCGGACGGCCGCGTCTCGGTGGTCGCCTCCACCAATGTCTGGGGATCGGTGGCCAAGGAGGTCGCCGGCAGCCACGCCGACGTCACCTCGGTGATCTCCAGCCCCGAGCAGGACCCGCACGACTACGAGGCCACCGCCAAGGACAAGCTCGCCTTCAAGAAGGCCAAGGTCGCTGTTGTCAACGGCGGGGGATATGACGACTGGGCCGCCACCCTGGCCGGGCAGTCCGACGCCACCCTCGTCGACGCTGTCAAGACCTCCGGGAAGAAGACCGGCACCGATTTCAACGAGCACGTCTTCTACTCCATCTCCACCGCCCGCAAGGTGGCCGACAAGGTCGCATCCGACCTGGCGAAGGCCGACCCCGACCACGCCGCCGACTACCGGAAGAACGCCAAGACCTTCGGCACCACCATGGACAGAACTCTTTCGGACGCCAAGAAGGTCGGCCAGGCCCATCCCGGCGTCAGCTTCGTCGCCACCGAGTCGGTGGCCGACTACCTGCTGGCCGACATGGGCCTGAAGGACGCCACCCCCGAGGCCTTCGTCGAGCAGTCCGAGACCGAGTCCGGCCCCTCGGTCAAGGTGGTCGACCGGACCACCAAGCTCCTGACCACGAAGAAGGCCGGGCTGCTGATCGTCAACGGCCAGACCTCCGACTCCGTGACGAAGACCCTCCAGAGCGCGGCGAAGAAGGCGTCGGTGCCGAGCGTCGGCGTCACCGAGACCTTCCCGGAGGGGATCGACTCCTATCCCGCCTTCCTCAACGCCACCATCACCGGCGTCTCGAAGGCCCTCGCGTCCTGA
- a CDS encoding metal ABC transporter ATP-binding protein produces MPVTVSPQPRLPNAAELNGAKVAFGDRVLWHDVDLRVEPGEFVAVLGPNGAGKTTMLRVLLGQIPLAAGRAEVAGRPVTKGSSSIGYVPQQRSMDSLAPIRGRDLVTMGIDGHRWGPRLPSRSRSRRVAEVIEEVGATSYADAPLSELSGGEQQRLRIAQALITDPALLLCDEPLLSLDLRHQDAVTKLIDRARRDHHLGVLFVTHEINPILPYVDRVAYVAGGRVVVGTPDAVMRSATLTGLYGSPVEVFRHNGRIIVLADEEHGPHEHGEHEATRRD; encoded by the coding sequence ATGCCCGTGACCGTTTCCCCACAACCTCGCCTACCCAACGCCGCCGAACTGAACGGCGCGAAGGTGGCCTTCGGCGACCGCGTCCTGTGGCACGACGTCGACCTGCGCGTCGAGCCCGGCGAGTTCGTGGCGGTGCTGGGCCCCAACGGCGCCGGGAAGACCACCATGCTGCGAGTCCTGCTCGGCCAGATCCCCTTGGCGGCGGGCCGCGCCGAGGTGGCGGGACGTCCGGTCACCAAGGGGTCGTCGTCCATCGGCTATGTGCCCCAGCAGCGCTCCATGGACTCGCTGGCCCCGATCCGCGGGCGAGACCTGGTGACGATGGGCATCGACGGACACCGATGGGGGCCCAGACTCCCCTCGCGATCCAGATCCCGGCGTGTCGCCGAGGTCATCGAGGAGGTCGGGGCCACGTCCTACGCCGACGCCCCGCTCTCCGAGCTGTCGGGCGGTGAACAGCAACGGCTGCGCATCGCCCAGGCGCTCATCACGGATCCGGCGCTGCTGCTGTGCGATGAGCCCCTGCTGAGCCTCGATCTGCGTCACCAGGACGCCGTCACCAAGCTCATCGACAGGGCCCGGCGGGACCATCACCTGGGCGTGCTCTTCGTCACCCACGAGATCAACCCGATTCTCCCCTACGTCGACCGGGTCGCCTATGTCGCGGGCGGCCGGGTGGTCGTCGGGACCCCCGACGCCGTGATGAGATCGGCGACCCTCACCGGGCTCTACGGCTCACCGGTGGAGGTCTTCAGACACAACGGCCGCATCATCGTGCTCGCCGACGAGGAGCACGGACCCCACGAGCACGGAGAGCACGAGGCCACCCGCCGTGATTGA
- a CDS encoding metal ABC transporter permease, whose protein sequence is MDFGTIINFTDFAELLPLVTSSLIAGAVLGVLAGLIGPMIHARDLAFAVHGTSELSFAGASVALFLGVGVTAGAVAGSLVAAVILGVLGVRAKDRNASIGIMLPFGMGIGVLFLSLYKGRSSNKFGLLTGQIVAVDTTQLTTLCLVAALVALILAAVWRPLFFASADPEVARARGVPMRFLSILFMVLLGLTTAMAIQLVGALLVLSLLITPTAAAARVTARPSALSALSVVFAVTAAVGGIMLSLGPGLPVSPYVTTISFLIYLICLPIGALRHRRGWSRRA, encoded by the coding sequence ATTGATTTCGGCACCATCATCAACTTCACCGACTTCGCCGAGCTGCTGCCCCTGGTCACCAGCTCGCTCATCGCCGGCGCGGTGCTCGGCGTGCTCGCCGGCCTCATCGGCCCGATGATCCATGCCCGGGACCTGGCCTTCGCCGTCCACGGCACCTCCGAGCTGTCCTTCGCCGGCGCCTCGGTGGCGCTGTTCCTGGGGGTCGGAGTCACCGCGGGCGCGGTGGCGGGCTCCCTGGTGGCCGCCGTCATCCTGGGCGTACTGGGAGTCCGGGCCAAGGACCGCAACGCCAGCATCGGCATCATGCTGCCCTTCGGCATGGGCATCGGTGTGCTCTTCCTCAGCCTCTACAAGGGCCGCTCCTCCAACAAGTTCGGCCTGCTCACCGGGCAGATCGTCGCCGTCGACACCACCCAGCTCACCACCCTGTGCCTGGTGGCGGCGCTCGTCGCCCTCATCCTGGCGGCCGTGTGGCGGCCGCTCTTCTTCGCCTCGGCCGATCCCGAGGTGGCCAGGGCCCGCGGGGTGCCGATGCGCTTCCTGTCGATCCTGTTCATGGTGCTGCTCGGCCTGACCACTGCGATGGCCATTCAGCTGGTGGGCGCCCTCCTGGTGCTGAGCCTGCTCATCACCCCCACCGCGGCCGCGGCCCGGGTGACCGCACGGCCCAGTGCGCTGAGCGCCCTGTCGGTGGTCTTCGCGGTGACGGCCGCGGTCGGCGGCATCATGCTGTCGCTGGGCCCGGGCCTGCCGGTGAGCCCCTACGTCACCACGATCAGCTTCCTCATCTACCTCATCTGCCTGCCGATCGGTGCCCTGCGACACCGCCGCGGCTGGAGCCGCCGCGCCTGA